In a single window of the Notamacropus eugenii isolate mMacEug1 chromosome 4, mMacEug1.pri_v2, whole genome shotgun sequence genome:
- the LOC140502201 gene encoding olfactory receptor 1f45-like → MTLLCQKKGTVCPDVSKQIIISSEDSSPGRGFIEMGNQTRVLDFLLLGLSDQPEQQQFLFRLFLGMYFIGTLGNLLTILAICFDSHLCTPMYFFLANLSFLDLCFTSTTVPKMLVNYLLGSNAISYAECLAQMYFYIAFGASDSILLSGMAYDRYLAVCHPLHYGTIMTSHLCVLLVAVPWVSAHLISMVHAILLAQLSFCTNNKIPHFFCDINALIKLSCSDTYVNEMLVLLLGGPVVLISFICIVVSYTPVVFAVWKVPSAHGKWKAFSTCGSHLSVVSLFYGTIIGVYFNPSSTHTAQKDMIATVMYTVVTPALNPFIYGLRNNDLKRALGKLLGLQCFSKGSL, encoded by the exons ATGACACTCCTATGTCAGAAGAAAGGTACCGTGTGTCCAGATGTTAGCAAACAGATCATTATAAGCTCAGAAGACTCTTCCCCTGGTCGG GGATTCATAGAAATGGGGAATCAAACAAGGGTCTtggattttcttcttttgggtctATCTGACCAACCAGAGCAACAACAATTCCTCTTCAGATTGTTTCTGGGCATGTACTTCATTGGGACCCTGGGAAACCTGCTCACCATCCTGGCAATTTGTTTTGATTCCCATCTCTGCacccccatgtacttcttccttgCCAACCTGTCTTTCCTTGATCTCTGTTTTACCTCCACCACAGTTCCTAAGATGCTGGTAAATTACCTTTTAGGGAGTAATGCCATCTCCTATGCAGAATGCCTGGCtcaaatgtatttctatattgcCTTTGGTGCTTCAGATAGCATCCTTCTCTCTGGGATGGCCTATGATCGCTACCTAGCTGTCTGTCATCCTTTACACTATGGCACAATCATGACCTCACACCTTTGTGTCCTCTTGGTGGCTGTGCCTTGGGTTTCTGCTCATCTCATTTCAATGGTACATGCCATATTGTTAGCTCAGCtatctttttgtacaaataataaAATTCCTCACTTCTTCTGTGACATAAATGCCTTGATAAAACTTTCATGTTCTGATACCTATGTCAATGAAATGTTGGTCCTTCTTTTGGGGGGACcagtagttttaatttctttcatatgCATTGTGGTCTCTTACACTCCTGTTGTCTTTGCTGTGTGGAAGGTCCCATCAGCTCATGGGAAATGGAAGGCCTTTTCTACCTGTGGCTCACACTTGTCTGTGGTCTCTCTTTTTTATGGCACCATCATTGGTGTGTATTTCAATCCCTCCTCCACTCACACAGCCCAGAAAGACATGATAGCAACTGTGATGTATACAGTAGTCACCCCTGCACTAAATCCTTTCATCTATGGCCTTCGGAATAATGACTTGAAAAGAGCTCTGGGAAAACTTCTTGGCTTACAATGCTTCTCTAAGGGATCATTATAG